A stretch of Bradyrhizobium sp. CCBAU 53338 DNA encodes these proteins:
- a CDS encoding ABC transporter ATP-binding protein, protein MAQIKVEALDKSFGTFHAVKSASFTVEDGQFLCLLGPSGCGKTTTLRMIAGLELPTSGTIRLDGEDVTMNRASARDIAFVFQLFALYPHMNVRRNIGFPLKCEGISAAECDRRVVEAARILRISHLLDRSVSGLAGGDRQRVALGRAIVRKPKCFLMDEPLGALDTEMREAMIHELRALHDRLGATTVYVTHDQLEAMAMADRIAVMNNGVVEQVASPRDIYDRPASLFVADFIGSPPMNFLPFRGGLQAGAEAIRLGERDVAIPAAREDMAESELVLGVRPEHVRFTDRGMVRGEVYGTEYLGTTQIVTVTTHYGALKARSPSSRAFRTGETVGLDFRPDTLSIFDKASGRAIRTALHEGGAHG, encoded by the coding sequence ATGGCGCAGATCAAGGTCGAGGCGCTCGACAAATCCTTCGGGACGTTTCATGCGGTGAAGTCCGCCAGCTTCACGGTGGAGGACGGCCAGTTCCTCTGCCTGCTCGGACCTTCCGGTTGCGGCAAGACGACGACGCTCCGCATGATCGCCGGCCTGGAGCTGCCGACATCAGGCACTATCCGGCTCGACGGCGAGGACGTTACGATGAACCGCGCCTCGGCGCGCGACATCGCCTTCGTGTTCCAGCTGTTCGCGCTCTATCCGCACATGAATGTCCGGCGCAACATCGGCTTTCCCTTGAAATGCGAGGGCATCAGTGCGGCCGAATGCGACCGGCGCGTCGTCGAGGCAGCGCGCATCCTGCGGATTTCGCACCTGCTTGACCGCTCCGTCTCCGGCCTTGCCGGCGGCGATCGGCAGCGCGTCGCGCTCGGGCGGGCGATCGTGCGCAAGCCAAAATGCTTCTTGATGGACGAGCCGCTCGGCGCGCTGGATACCGAGATGCGCGAGGCCATGATCCACGAGTTGCGGGCCCTGCATGACCGGCTCGGAGCAACGACCGTCTATGTCACCCATGACCAGCTCGAAGCCATGGCGATGGCCGACAGGATCGCGGTGATGAACAATGGCGTCGTCGAGCAGGTCGCGAGCCCGCGCGATATCTATGACCGGCCCGCTTCGCTGTTCGTTGCCGACTTCATCGGCTCGCCGCCGATGAATTTCCTGCCGTTCCGCGGCGGTTTGCAGGCCGGCGCAGAGGCAATCCGGCTCGGCGAGCGGGATGTCGCCATTCCTGCCGCGCGCGAGGACATGGCGGAAAGCGAGCTCGTGCTCGGGGTGCGGCCCGAGCATGTGCGCTTCACCGATCGCGGCATGGTGCGCGGTGAGGTCTATGGCACCGAATATCTCGGCACGACGCAGATCGTGACCGTGACGACGCATTACGGCGCGCTCAAGGCCCGCTCACCCAGCAGCCGAGCGTTCCGGACCGGCGAGACCGTCGGGCTCGACTTCCGGCCCGATACGCTGTCGATCTTCGACAAGGCATCCGGCCGGGCCATACGCACCGCGCTGCATGAAGGAGGCGCGCATGGCTGA
- a CDS encoding ABC transporter ATP-binding protein encodes MAEVEIISVSKAFGKTQALSDLSLTIGDGEFVALLGPTGAGKTTALRLIAGLGQPDSGSIRIDGRNVTGDAPADRDVAFVFQQYSLYPHLTVFENMAFALRAPTRRVPEADIRAKVQEVARLLHIETKLDNKATQLSGGQMQRVAIGRALVRSPSIYLMDEPLSSLDAKLRGELRLELKRIQVDLGATILYVTHDQTEAMTMASRIGVIEGGRLMQIGTPREIYENPVNAHVAARLGQPVINLLPAGLFGGAPNGAETIGARTEHLTIARGGGDVSATVKRVEHLGDQSHLHLDLAGRPVVTLADPEAGFGAGDVVSLRLNKPLFFDAKGWRVAA; translated from the coding sequence ATGGCTGAAGTCGAGATCATCTCCGTCTCCAAGGCGTTCGGCAAGACGCAGGCCCTGAGCGATCTGTCGCTGACCATCGGCGACGGCGAGTTCGTCGCATTGCTCGGGCCGACTGGTGCCGGCAAGACCACGGCGTTGCGCCTGATCGCTGGATTGGGGCAGCCGGACTCTGGCTCGATCCGCATCGACGGGCGCAACGTGACAGGCGACGCTCCGGCGGACCGCGACGTTGCCTTTGTCTTCCAGCAATACTCGCTGTATCCGCACCTCACCGTGTTCGAGAACATGGCCTTCGCGCTGCGTGCGCCGACGCGCCGCGTGCCCGAAGCTGATATTCGCGCGAAGGTACAGGAGGTGGCGCGGCTGCTTCATATCGAGACCAAGCTGGACAACAAGGCGACGCAGCTGTCGGGCGGGCAGATGCAGCGCGTCGCGATCGGCCGGGCGCTGGTCCGTTCGCCCTCGATCTATCTGATGGACGAGCCGCTCTCCTCGCTGGATGCCAAGCTGCGCGGCGAGCTGCGTCTCGAACTCAAGCGGATCCAGGTGGATCTCGGCGCGACGATCCTCTATGTCACCCACGATCAGACCGAGGCGATGACCATGGCCTCGCGCATCGGCGTGATCGAAGGCGGACGGTTGATGCAGATCGGCACGCCGCGGGAGATCTACGAGAACCCGGTCAACGCGCATGTTGCGGCGCGACTGGGCCAGCCGGTGATCAATCTGCTGCCGGCAGGCCTGTTCGGCGGCGCGCCCAATGGCGCCGAGACCATCGGCGCGCGGACCGAGCACTTGACGATCGCGCGCGGCGGCGGCGACGTCTCAGCGACCGTCAAGCGGGTCGAGCATCTCGGCGACCAGAGCCATCTTCATCTCGACCTCGCCGGCCGGCCGGTCGTGACCCTGGCGGATCCCGAGGCGGGCTTTGGCGCGGGAGACGTCGTGTCGCTCCGGCTCAACAAACCGCTGTTTTTCGATGCGAAGGGCTGGAGGGTAGCGGCATGA
- the dhaL gene encoding dihydroxyacetone kinase subunit DhaL encodes MSLDRVARERLVRALAASVIEHADELTSLDQAIGDGDHGLNMKRGFEAVLTALPGLADKSLPDMLKAIGMTLVMKVGGASGPLVGTFFMELGKALPEQPSRVDLVAATEKAIEAVKARGRSEAGQKTLLDVLVPVQAVLADGGDARAIAAEAVQAADRTTPMLAIRGRASFLGERSIGHMDPGSRSASLLIGAAVETLEFEVNT; translated from the coding sequence ATGAGCCTCGATCGGGTAGCCAGGGAAAGATTGGTACGGGCGCTGGCAGCGTCAGTGATCGAACACGCGGACGAGTTGACGAGCCTCGACCAGGCGATTGGCGATGGGGATCACGGGCTGAACATGAAGCGCGGTTTCGAGGCGGTGCTGACCGCACTGCCGGGCCTTGCCGACAAGTCGCTCCCGGACATGCTGAAAGCGATCGGAATGACGTTGGTGATGAAGGTCGGCGGAGCTTCCGGGCCGTTGGTCGGAACTTTCTTCATGGAACTGGGCAAGGCCCTTCCGGAGCAGCCGAGCAGAGTCGATTTGGTCGCGGCGACGGAGAAGGCGATCGAGGCCGTCAAGGCGCGCGGCCGATCCGAGGCGGGGCAGAAGACATTGCTGGATGTCCTGGTGCCGGTGCAGGCCGTGCTGGCTGATGGCGGCGATGCCAGGGCCATCGCGGCCGAGGCTGTGCAAGCGGCCGATCGCACCACGCCGATGCTGGCGATTCGCGGTCGCGCCTCGTTTCTGGGCGAACGTTCCATCGGTCATATGGATCCGGGCTCGCGCTCGGCGTCGCTTCTGATCGGCGCAGCAGTCGAGACACTGGAGTTCGAGGTCAATACATGA
- the dhaM gene encoding dihydroxyacetone kinase phosphoryl donor subunit DhaM produces the protein MSNVGIVIVSHSPKIAEGAADMVRQMVGNAVPLAWTGGDVDGGLGTNVAGILEAIETAWSPAGVAILVDLGGAETNSEMAVEMLPEDRRARVLVCNAPVVEGAVIAATESSGGSSLAAVKRSAEEFYA, from the coding sequence ATGAGCAACGTCGGAATTGTCATCGTATCGCATTCGCCCAAGATCGCGGAAGGCGCGGCCGATATGGTGCGCCAGATGGTCGGAAACGCCGTGCCGCTGGCCTGGACCGGCGGCGATGTCGACGGTGGGCTCGGTACCAACGTCGCAGGGATTCTCGAAGCGATCGAGACGGCCTGGTCGCCGGCAGGCGTCGCGATCCTCGTCGATCTCGGCGGTGCCGAGACCAATTCGGAGATGGCGGTCGAGATGCTGCCCGAAGACCGGCGCGCGCGCGTGCTGGTCTGCAATGCCCCCGTGGTCGAGGGGGCTGTGATCGCGGCGACGGAGTCTTCAGGCGGCTCATCGCTCGCTGCCGTCAAGCGCAGTGCGGAGGAATTCTATGCATGA
- a CDS encoding HPr family phosphocarrier protein, whose translation MHDANANRAAQTFAPLTASAVLVNPVGLHARPSVKLTQLAKGFAAKIEIALAAEGPWTDAKSPVKVMRVKAPQGATLHFRITGPDGEAALAAMLALVHDGFGEA comes from the coding sequence ATGCATGATGCCAACGCCAACCGGGCGGCCCAGACGTTTGCGCCGCTGACCGCCTCGGCGGTCCTCGTCAATCCGGTCGGCCTGCACGCGCGGCCATCGGTGAAGCTCACGCAACTGGCAAAGGGCTTTGCCGCGAAGATCGAAATCGCGCTTGCGGCCGAGGGACCCTGGACCGACGCCAAGAGCCCGGTGAAGGTGATGCGCGTGAAGGCGCCGCAAGGTGCAACGCTGCATTTCCGTATCACAGGCCCCGACGGCGAGGCGGCGCTCGCGGCCATGCTTGCGCTGGTGCATGACGGTTTCGGCGAGGCGTAG
- the ptsP gene encoding phosphoenolpyruvate--protein phosphotransferase, with product MGEIHLTGHPASPGLAIGPVAVLTTEVASRTTKGDPAQEAAALKAAIEGAAADLAELIATVHGEAAEILEFQVAMLGDDALAEGAYEAVAGGTAADEAWRAALDVEIAGYRAADEEYFRARAADLVDIRDRVLAALNGADANAKISGDSVVTGNDISPSTFLAVDWTRGGAIALASGSPSSHVAMLARSRGAPMVVGLGPLPWNGQPPSLALVDGDTGTVIFDPKPETRRLFEHRMAEANAAQIAADAGRLKPAATADGRRIAVLLNVAAPEDLAGLDAAICDGIGLVRTEFLFEGSRGLPGEDAQYAVYRRILEWAAGRPVTIRTLDAGGDKPIAGLTIDSERNPFLGLRGIRLSLARPDVFRMQLRALCRTAVHGALKVMLPMVAVPAELDRANAMLDAEFTALTALGVACARPPLGIMVEVPSAALCAEDFGAAFYSIGSNDLTQYTMAAARDIGAVADLNDAGHPAVLALIARTVEAGRKRGVEVSLCGDAAADTRLTNALLATGLTTLSVSPIAVARLKAAIAGVTA from the coding sequence GTGGGCGAGATCCATCTCACCGGTCATCCCGCTTCGCCCGGCCTCGCTATCGGCCCGGTCGCCGTGCTGACGACCGAAGTGGCGAGCAGGACGACGAAGGGCGATCCCGCACAGGAGGCCGCGGCGCTGAAGGCGGCGATCGAAGGGGCCGCCGCGGACCTCGCCGAACTGATCGCGACGGTTCATGGCGAGGCTGCGGAGATCCTTGAATTCCAGGTCGCGATGCTCGGTGACGACGCGCTTGCGGAGGGGGCTTACGAAGCTGTTGCGGGCGGCACGGCTGCCGATGAGGCCTGGCGCGCAGCGCTCGACGTCGAGATCGCCGGTTATCGCGCTGCGGACGAGGAATATTTTCGGGCGCGCGCCGCGGATCTCGTCGACATTCGCGATCGCGTGCTCGCGGCGCTGAACGGCGCGGATGCGAACGCAAAGATCTCCGGCGACTCCGTCGTCACGGGTAACGATATTTCGCCCTCGACGTTCCTGGCCGTCGACTGGACCCGTGGCGGCGCCATTGCGCTCGCCAGCGGATCGCCGTCCTCGCACGTCGCGATGCTGGCGCGATCGCGCGGCGCTCCCATGGTGGTTGGACTGGGTCCGCTGCCGTGGAACGGACAACCGCCGTCACTGGCGCTGGTCGACGGCGACACCGGCACCGTGATCTTCGATCCAAAACCTGAAACGCGCCGTCTGTTCGAGCACCGCATGGCGGAAGCGAATGCCGCCCAGATTGCCGCCGACGCCGGTCGCCTCAAGCCGGCGGCGACGGCTGATGGCCGACGTATCGCCGTTCTTCTCAATGTCGCAGCGCCCGAAGATCTCGCGGGTCTTGATGCTGCCATCTGCGACGGCATTGGCCTGGTGCGGACGGAGTTTCTGTTCGAGGGGTCGAGAGGCCTGCCCGGCGAGGATGCGCAATACGCGGTCTACCGCCGCATTCTCGAATGGGCCGCGGGGCGGCCGGTGACGATCCGCACCCTCGATGCCGGCGGCGACAAGCCGATTGCCGGTTTGACGATCGACAGCGAGCGCAATCCGTTCCTCGGCCTCCGTGGTATCAGACTCTCGCTGGCGCGGCCGGACGTGTTTCGCATGCAGTTGCGGGCGTTGTGCCGTACGGCCGTGCATGGGGCGCTGAAGGTGATGCTGCCGATGGTCGCGGTTCCCGCGGAGCTCGACCGTGCCAACGCCATGCTGGACGCGGAGTTTACGGCCCTGACGGCACTGGGCGTCGCCTGCGCCCGGCCGCCGCTCGGCATCATGGTCGAGGTGCCATCAGCCGCGTTATGTGCAGAAGACTTCGGCGCAGCGTTCTATTCCATCGGGTCGAACGACCTGACGCAATACACAATGGCGGCGGCTCGCGATATCGGCGCCGTCGCCGACCTCAACGATGCCGGTCATCCTGCGGTGCTGGCACTGATTGCGCGGACGGTCGAGGCTGGACGCAAGCGCGGCGTCGAGGTCTCGCTCTGCGGCGATGCGGCGGCGGATACGCGCTTGACGAACGCGCTGCTGGCGACGGGCTTGACGACTCTCTCGGTCTCGCCGATTGCGGTGGCCAGGCTCAAGGCCGCCATCGCCGGGGTGACTGCATGA
- the dhaK gene encoding dihydroxyacetone kinase subunit DhaK, translating into MKKLINSADTVLEESLDGLAAAHADILLLGADRKFVRRRSVKPGKVALISGGGSGHEPLHAGFVGHGMLDAACPGQVFTSPTPDQMIEAAEAVDTGAGVLFIVKNYEGDVMNFTMAAEMAGREVASVVTNDDVAVEKSTYTTGRRGVAGTLIVEKMVGAAAEKGMPLAALKTLGDDVNRRTRSMGVALLPCTVPAAGRPNFTLADNEMEMGVGIHGEPGRRRVPLAPADAIASEMLSAILGDLGPSKGSEVLLLVNGFGATPLIELYLMANSAKRILDGAGIAATRFLTGSYVTSLDMAGASITVSVLDDQSRQLWDAPVHTAALRWRM; encoded by the coding sequence ATGAAAAAGCTGATCAACAGCGCCGACACGGTGCTCGAAGAGAGTCTCGACGGATTGGCGGCTGCCCATGCCGATATCCTGCTGCTCGGTGCTGACAGGAAGTTCGTGCGCCGCCGTAGCGTGAAGCCGGGCAAGGTCGCGCTCATCTCGGGCGGCGGCTCCGGCCATGAACCGCTCCATGCCGGCTTTGTCGGCCACGGTATGCTCGATGCCGCCTGTCCGGGCCAGGTCTTCACCTCGCCGACGCCGGATCAGATGATCGAGGCGGCTGAGGCCGTCGACACCGGGGCTGGCGTGCTCTTCATCGTCAAGAATTACGAAGGCGATGTGATGAATTTCACCATGGCCGCCGAGATGGCCGGGCGCGAGGTCGCGAGCGTGGTGACCAATGACGACGTCGCGGTCGAGAAGTCGACCTACACGACGGGGCGTCGCGGCGTCGCGGGAACGCTGATCGTGGAAAAGATGGTCGGCGCCGCGGCCGAAAAGGGCATGCCGCTCGCTGCGCTCAAGACGCTCGGCGATGACGTCAACAGGCGCACCCGCTCGATGGGCGTGGCGTTGCTGCCGTGCACCGTTCCGGCGGCGGGCCGGCCGAACTTCACCCTGGCCGACAACGAAATGGAAATGGGCGTCGGTATTCACGGCGAACCGGGTCGCCGCAGGGTGCCGTTGGCGCCTGCTGATGCGATTGCGTCCGAGATGCTCAGCGCGATCCTGGGCGATCTCGGTCCGAGCAAAGGCAGCGAAGTCCTGCTTCTCGTCAACGGGTTCGGCGCGACGCCCCTGATCGAGCTCTATCTGATGGCCAACAGCGCCAAGCGCATTCTCGATGGAGCGGGGATCGCGGCGACGCGTTTCCTGACCGGTTCCTACGTGACGTCCCTCGACATGGCCGGCGCCTCGATCACCGTCTCGGTGCTCGATGACCAGTCCAGGCAATTGTGGGACGCGCCGGTGCATACCGCCGCGCTACGCTGGCGGATGTGA
- a CDS encoding DUF302 domain-containing protein: MRLPALIRILALVATVCSWETQAMATDGLITIKSSFGPEDTMKRLEAEVKARGLTVFAHVDHAAGAAAVELKLRPTDLLVFGNAKGGTPLMQQAQTVGIDLPLKALVWQDDQGTTWLSYNDPAYLAGRHGVGEQAKAAVTAMTGALHAIATKAATP; this comes from the coding sequence ATGAGGCTTCCCGCACTGATCAGGATTCTCGCTCTGGTCGCAACGGTATGTTCATGGGAGACGCAGGCAATGGCCACCGACGGACTCATCACCATCAAGAGCAGCTTTGGACCCGAGGACACGATGAAGCGGCTCGAGGCCGAGGTGAAGGCCAGGGGCCTCACGGTGTTCGCCCATGTCGACCACGCCGCGGGTGCGGCCGCTGTCGAGCTGAAGCTGCGTCCGACCGATCTCCTCGTCTTCGGCAACGCCAAGGGCGGCACGCCGTTGATGCAGCAGGCACAGACCGTGGGCATCGACCTGCCGCTGAAGGCGCTGGTCTGGCAGGACGACCAGGGCACGACCTGGCTGTCCTACAACGATCCGGCCTATCTCGCCGGTCGTCACGGCGTCGGTGAACAAGCCAAGGCCGCCGTCACCGCGATGACTGGCGCGCTGCATGCGATCGCAACCAAGGCCGCCACGCCATAG
- a CDS encoding c-type cytochrome: MSSHSKLLPAGIFIVGLLAAPAFAVDFGRPATPDEVKLWDIDVGPDGTGLPDGSGTVAQGKQVFSDYCSACHGENGQGGIKDRLAGGQGTLASNMPVKTVGSFWPYATTLFDYIHRAMPYPTPGSLSTDETYAVTAYILSLNGIVPADGKVDKDSLPDIRMPNRGGFIPDPEFDPARLFHKK, from the coding sequence ATGTCCTCGCATAGCAAGCTGCTTCCCGCAGGCATCTTCATTGTGGGACTGCTCGCAGCCCCAGCCTTTGCCGTTGATTTCGGACGTCCGGCGACGCCTGATGAGGTCAAGCTGTGGGACATCGATGTCGGTCCCGATGGCACGGGACTGCCCGATGGCAGCGGCACCGTCGCGCAGGGCAAGCAGGTGTTTTCAGACTATTGCTCTGCCTGCCATGGCGAGAACGGCCAGGGCGGAATCAAGGATCGCCTCGCCGGCGGACAGGGCACGCTCGCCTCCAACATGCCGGTCAAGACCGTCGGCAGCTTCTGGCCTTATGCGACGACACTGTTCGACTACATCCACCGCGCGATGCCGTATCCGACGCCGGGCTCGCTCAGTACCGACGAGACCTACGCCGTCACCGCCTACATCCTCAGCCTCAACGGCATCGTGCCCGCCGACGGCAAGGTCGACAAGGACTCCTTACCTGACATCAGGATGCCCAACCGCGGCGGCTTCATTCCGGACCCGGAATTCGATCCGGCACGGTTGTTCCACAAGAAGTGA
- the soxC gene encoding sulfite dehydrogenase, with amino-acid sequence MTSKTPIELSSRPANVSRRGFVGGLSAGILGVAATEAANAESLADVPDRGPGADLSAHSERSRFVKIDRIPEATPGKRNIDPGDAINSKTPHHKLVGNITPTDLHYERSHSGVPDIDPAQHRLLVHGMVQKPLVFSVDDLKRMPSISRVVFIECTGNGWENWKKADPELTVQNTHGLVSTNEWTGVPLKFLIDLVAKDKGSTWMLAEGGDGAGVDRSIPLTEEIVNEAFVAYGQNGEPLRPAHGFPMRLVMPGFEGNLNIKWLRRLKFGTAPWMTRWETARYTQLLASGKARQFQLRMDTNSVITQPSGMMQIQPGYINISGLAWSGHGKIAKVEISTDGTKTWKQAQLNLPVLAKAQVRFQMDWMWDGKPTTIVSRSTDEQGNVQPDRKSFIAAMGTNALFHYNAQQTWSIDGAGRVRNVLA; translated from the coding sequence ATGACGTCCAAGACGCCAATCGAGTTGTCGTCACGGCCTGCGAACGTGTCGCGGCGTGGCTTCGTGGGAGGCTTGTCGGCCGGCATTTTGGGCGTGGCCGCGACCGAAGCGGCCAATGCCGAATCGCTCGCCGACGTCCCCGATCGCGGTCCGGGCGCCGACCTGAGCGCGCACAGCGAGCGATCTCGCTTCGTCAAGATCGATCGCATCCCCGAGGCCACGCCAGGCAAACGCAACATCGACCCCGGCGATGCCATCAATTCCAAGACGCCACATCATAAGCTGGTCGGCAACATCACGCCGACCGATCTGCACTACGAGCGCAGCCATTCCGGCGTGCCGGATATCGATCCTGCACAGCACCGTCTTCTGGTCCACGGCATGGTGCAGAAGCCTCTGGTGTTCAGCGTCGATGATCTCAAGCGGATGCCGTCGATTTCGCGCGTGGTCTTCATCGAATGCACCGGCAACGGCTGGGAGAACTGGAAGAAGGCCGACCCCGAGTTGACGGTGCAGAACACGCATGGTCTCGTCAGCACCAATGAATGGACCGGCGTGCCGCTCAAATTCCTGATCGACCTCGTCGCCAAGGACAAGGGCTCGACCTGGATGCTGGCGGAAGGCGGTGACGGCGCGGGGGTCGACCGCAGCATTCCGCTCACCGAAGAGATCGTGAACGAGGCTTTCGTCGCTTATGGCCAGAACGGCGAGCCGCTCAGGCCCGCGCACGGCTTTCCGATGCGGCTGGTAATGCCGGGCTTCGAGGGCAACCTCAACATCAAATGGCTGCGCCGCCTCAAGTTCGGCACCGCGCCGTGGATGACGCGCTGGGAGACCGCGCGCTACACGCAATTGCTCGCGAGCGGCAAGGCACGGCAATTCCAGCTGCGGATGGACACCAACTCCGTCATCACCCAGCCTTCGGGGATGATGCAGATCCAGCCGGGCTACATCAACATCTCCGGTCTCGCCTGGAGCGGGCACGGCAAGATCGCCAAGGTCGAGATCTCGACCGACGGCACCAAGACCTGGAAGCAGGCGCAACTGAACCTGCCGGTATTGGCCAAAGCGCAGGTGCGATTCCAGATGGACTGGATGTGGGACGGCAAGCCGACCACGATCGTCAGCCGCTCGACCGACGAGCAAGGCAATGTTCAGCCGGACCGGAAATCCTTCATCGCCGCGATGGGGACCAACGCGCTGTTTCACTACAACGCCCAGCAGACCTGGAGCATCGACGGAGCCGGGAGGGTTCGCAATGTCCTCGCATAG
- a CDS encoding carboxymuconolactone decarboxylase family protein, with translation MAMLDWNTYRRQVVAGVGEIGKLSPETVKGYATLSGAGAKTAHLDAKTRELIALAVAISLRCDGCITVHAAEAKKHGATEGEIAEALGTAISVNAGAALVYSTRAHEAFREA, from the coding sequence ATGGCCATGCTCGACTGGAACACCTACCGCCGCCAGGTCGTCGCTGGCGTCGGCGAGATCGGCAAGCTCTCACCCGAGACGGTCAAGGGATACGCGACCCTGAGCGGTGCGGGCGCCAAGACCGCTCATCTCGACGCCAAGACACGCGAGCTGATAGCGCTCGCCGTCGCCATCAGCCTGCGTTGCGACGGCTGTATCACCGTCCATGCTGCCGAAGCGAAGAAGCACGGCGCAACCGAAGGCGAGATCGCCGAGGCGCTCGGCACCGCGATCTCGGTCAATGCCGGCGCCGCGTTGGTCTACTCGACCCGCGCGCATGAGGCGTTCAGGGAAGCTTGA
- a CDS encoding AraC family transcriptional regulator, with product MSEAEAAELLNAMVPLFRIRPVIEDSCRFGGSWESLHAPNGKGWAQFHMVTRGSCVVERPGLGPQRLEAGDILLLPHGDSHLVRSEVKGAAGRVSTGVRNGVRQRATVDAAADTELLCGRFLFETSDENPLIAALPDEIVLRTAGEPLLERFRRLLLDIREELDVGRAGSEMVAADLARALFVMMLRDHLTERASANGTLSLLQDRTTARVVLAILGDLARDWTLDEMAEVAIASRATLVRAFQKRASVAPMTFLSDLRLAVARKRLAGTSDPIAKIAAEIGYASESALSKAIMRRYGVRPGALREPGQHAPVVNFDTSSPNSRS from the coding sequence ATGTCTGAGGCTGAAGCCGCCGAATTGCTGAATGCGATGGTGCCGCTGTTCAGGATCCGTCCCGTGATCGAGGATTCCTGCAGGTTTGGTGGCAGCTGGGAGTCGCTGCACGCGCCGAACGGCAAGGGATGGGCGCAATTCCACATGGTGACGCGCGGCTCCTGCGTGGTCGAGCGGCCGGGCCTTGGCCCGCAAAGGCTGGAGGCCGGCGACATTCTCCTGCTGCCGCACGGCGACAGTCATCTGGTGCGAAGCGAGGTGAAGGGCGCTGCCGGGCGGGTCTCGACTGGCGTCCGAAACGGGGTTCGCCAGCGCGCGACGGTCGATGCTGCGGCGGATACGGAGCTGCTGTGCGGCCGTTTCCTGTTCGAGACCTCGGACGAGAATCCGCTGATCGCGGCGCTTCCCGACGAGATCGTCCTGCGCACGGCGGGAGAGCCGCTGCTGGAACGATTTCGGCGCCTGCTGCTCGACATCCGCGAGGAACTGGACGTGGGGCGGGCCGGATCAGAGATGGTCGCCGCCGACCTCGCGCGAGCACTGTTCGTCATGATGCTCCGCGACCACCTGACGGAGCGGGCGTCCGCGAACGGGACGCTGTCGCTGTTGCAGGACCGCACGACGGCCCGCGTCGTGCTGGCGATCCTCGGCGATCTCGCCCGCGACTGGACGCTCGACGAGATGGCGGAGGTCGCCATCGCCTCGCGCGCGACGCTGGTGCGGGCTTTTCAGAAGCGCGCAAGCGTCGCGCCGATGACGTTCCTGTCAGATCTGAGATTGGCAGTCGCGCGCAAGCGGCTGGCCGGCACGTCCGATCCGATCGCGAAGATCGCGGCGGAGATCGGCTATGCGTCCGAGAGCGCACTGAGCAAGGCCATCATGCGTCGATACGGCGTGCGACCCGGCGCTCTGAGAGAGCCGGGTCAGCATGCGCCGGTCGTCAACTTCGATACCAGCTCGCCAAATTCCAGGTCGTGA